GGATCAGGACCAACATGATTCTCTTACTATTCGCCGGTGACCAAGCGACGCAACGTCGCCAAGTGCTCCGGGCTGCTCAACCGATGGTCCCCGGTCTTGAGTAGCAGCTCAATCGGAAATTCCGGATCGCGCCGCAAGACTTCTTCGACGAAACGCCAACTGCCGGCCGGCCGGATCACCCGGTCCTGTAGTCCGTGGAGAATCGTCGTCTTGACCTGCCGGAGCTTCAGGAACGACTCAGCCCAATACCGTTCGCTCTCCTCGACCCATTGCCAGGCGAGCGGCCAGTCCTTGTGGAGCGGATCGTCGTCCCAGGGCATCCAGCCGGTCGTCTTCCATCGGTCACACCGCTCGACGGAAATCTCCTTCGCCCGTTCACCCATCATGTTGAAGGCCGGCGCGATCAGCACAAGTCTCTCCACGATCGAACGGTCCTGCGCGATCAACCAGGCGATCCAGCCGCCGATCGAATTACCGACGATCGTGAGCCTCGGCCCGCCCTGGAGCAGGGAAACAACTGTCCGTGCATCGGCGATCCAATCGGAAAGCGAATAGTCCGAGAACGTGCCCTCAGAGTCCCCGAACCCCCGCACGTCGTAACAACAAAAGCCCCACCCCTGCTCCCGACACCACTTAGCCAACGCCTGGCTCTTGCTGCCCCAACGTTTGGAGAGAAAGCCGGTGATGAACAGGATTTGGCGATCCGCCCCTTCAATCCGATCGCCCCGTATTAGCTTGCCGTCCGATCCGGCGAGATGAACCGTCTGGAGATCGCTCATAGCTTCGGGAGCACCTTGCGCAGATAGGACCCGGCCCGCCTCACGACCGGCTCCGGGATTTCATGCCCGCCGCGAAATGATGTCCACTCCACGGAGAGGCCGGCATCAATGAGGCTGTCGCGCAACTCTTCGGCAAACCGATGGGCGAGGAGATCGTCGTGCGTCCCATGGCTCTGGAACACGGACAGGCCTCGGCGGGCCGGCATGAGCGGCTCCCACTCGTGCCGGCATAAAAGCGTCCCCGACAGCATGACCAGGCCGGCAAAGGGCCGGCGCGTGCGTAACACCACATCGCAGGCCAGCATCGCCCCCTGGGAAAACCCGCCGATCACGGTCCAGCCCGGATCGACGTCCAGCCTCCGCTCCGCCTCATCCAACAGCGCCAAGACCTGCTCGCGGGCCGGCGCGAGCCCCTTGGGAACTTCCATCCGAGGATCACGAAAGCGGCCGGCCGCCCGGTCCTGGGCAATCTTGTTCATATCGATGATCCACCAGGCGCGGGCGTCGCCAAACCCGAAATTCAACGAGAGCGGTCCTTCAGGGAAAAGAAATCTGGTACCGGCCGGCGGATCTATCGCGCCGGCCAAGGACACCAGGTCGTCCCCGGGCGCGCCGAAGCCGTGGAGCAGGATGACGAGCGGCCCGTCTCCTCCGCCCTTGCCGTCGGTGCCACCGGTTAGGCGGATGGTCACCCCTGCCAGTCGTTCTTTGCGCAGCATGCGTCAGCCTAGCATCGAGTTGGCGACAAGGTCCATGGAAGCCCTCGCATTGACGCGGCCAGCGGTATGGCTAGGACGAGCAACTCACGACGAGGTGCTTGCCCCAGTGGGGCGGAGGGAGTGTATAGGACTCCATGCCTGGATGGTCGTCGAAGGGATGGTGGAGAATCGTCAGAAGGCGATCGATCTCGGCATACTCCTTCTGTTGCGCCTTCTCGATCGCCACCTGCGCCAGATAATTCCGCAGCACGTATTTCGGATTCACCCGTCGCATGCGTCGCCGCCGGTCCTCATCCCGGCTCTCCTCATCGCGCAACCGGGCCCGGTACCGCTCCGCCCAGCGGTCGAATCCCTCTCGATCCAGGAACTGGTCGCGGATCGAGTCATTGCGTCCGGTGTCGCTTAGCGAACATTCACACAGCGAATAGAACAACCTCGTGTAGTCGGTACGGCTTGCCGCCATCAAGCTCAACAGGTCGGAAACGAGCGCCGCGTCGTCGGCCCGCTCCTGTTCAAAGCCCAGTTTGCGTCGCATGCGCGTCAACCAGTGCCGGTCGAAGATGGAGGAGTAGCTGTCGAGCGATTGTTTCAGCGCCTCCTTCGGAGCAAGCGGCAGCAGTGCCTGCGCCAGGCAACTGAGATTCCAAAGGCCGATATAGGGCTGCTGGTCGAACGCATAACGGCCGTTGTGGTCCGAGTGGTTGCAGATGAACCCCGGCTCATAGTCGTCCATGAACCCGTAGGGGCCGTAATCGAGCGTGATCCCGAGAATCGACATGTTGTCGGTGTTCATGACGCCGTGCGCCCAACCGACCGCCTGCCATCGGGCGATCAACTCCGCGGTCCGGGAGACCACCTCCGCGAAGAACTCGGCATACTTCTCGGAGCGGGTCATTAAATGTGGATAGAACTGCTCGATCACGTAGTCGGCCAAAATCCTGAGCTGGTCATACTGTTGGCGGTAGTAAAACACCTCGAACGTGCCGAACCGGACATGTGACGGGGCCATGCGCAGCAGCATCGCGCCGGTTTCGATCTGCTCGCGATAGACACGGTCGTCGCTGCCGACGATCGAGAGGGCCCGCGTGGTCGGAATGCCCAGCCCCTGCATCGCTTCGCAACAGAGGTACTCTCGGATGGTCGAGCGGAGCACAGCTCGCCCGTCGCCGTCGCGGGAAAACGGCGTCAACCCCGCCCCCTTGAGCTGCAAATCCCACCGCATGCCGGAGTCGCTCACCGCTTCGCCCAGCAGAATCGCCCGCCCGTCGCCGAGCTGCGGCACGTACACGCCGAACTGATGGCCGGCGTACAACGTCGCCAAGGGTTCCATACCCGGCACGAGCAGACTCCCACCGAAGACGCCGGCGAATTCCGGCCTGGCCGCTTGCTCGGGATCGAGATCGATCAGCGCAGCTGCCGCAGGATTGAAGCTGACGAGCTGGGGCGGCGTCGAAAACGGGGTCGGGGTGAGCTTGGCGTAGAAGGCCTCCGGCAACCGCGCGTAGGTGTTGTCGAATCGCAGGTCTTCAAGCGCTCGGAGCGTTGTCATCTGAGTGATCCTTCGTTCCCGCTTTCCCGGTTGGCCAATATGCCCCGAAGGACGGTTGTTGCCACGTACCGATTTTACTGCGCGTCGTGGAAAATGATGCCGAGCGTGTACCGCCGGCCCGAGCGCACGCGGCTGACGCCATGCCGCAGGGTTACCCGGTAGAACCCGCGGGTCCCCTGCACGGGACGGGTATGCACGGCGAACAGCACGCCGTCCCCTTGGCGAAGCGGCACCACCTCCGGCCGGGACTGCCTGCGCGGGCGCTGCTCGGTGAGCACGAACTCCCCGCCCTCAAAGTCTCGTCCCGGCTCGGAGAGGAGAATCGTCGCCTGGAGCGGAAACACCTGCTCGCCGTAAAGGTCTTGATGCAGGCAGTTGTAATCGCCCGCTTCGTACCGAAGCAAGAGCGGCGTCGGTTTGGTTTGTCCGGCCCGATGGCAGCGATCAAGGAAGGCCACGTGTCTTGCCGGATAGCGGATATCGAGGCCCAGGTCTCGGTTCCATCGGTTCGCGATCGGAACGAGTTGCGGGTACAACAGCGCCCGGAGGTCCGCGACGATGGCCGGCAGCGGATACGCGAAATATTTGTATTCGCCCCGCCCGAAGCCATGCCGTTCCATCACGACCCGGCTGCGGAACAGTTCCTCACGGAAGTAGAGCGCGATCAATGTCTCACATTCATCCGGTGAAAGGAGGCCGGCCAGGACCGCGCTTCCTTGCGCGTCGAGCTCACGCGCCAGATGTGCCCATTCGATCGTTCCGACCCGGTCCGCGATGCTGGGAGGTGACCCGGTTGATGCTGGGGCAGTAAGGGTGACCATGAACCCCTTGTACCATGCCGCCCCTCCCTCCAACCAGGTACGGGGCGGGTGCTTGGCCTCTGTCAGACCGCCATCTTGTCCAGGAAACGAAGGTCTCGCGCTTGGCGGGCTATTGGAAGGCCGTTTCGATATCGCGGTCCAGCGTGAAGACCAGGACCCGTTCGCCAACGTAGGTGTCGATGTCCGTAAAGAGGGCGATCACCTTCGCACCGGTGATCTCGCCCACTTGCTCGCACAGCCGATCCCGTCCTTGGGCGATAAGATTCTGTCTGAGCCGTTTCACCATGTCGATCCCCTCGACGGTTTTCGCGAGCTGGCGTTCCGCCGGCGTCAGCACCCCCTTCAACCGGACCAGGAGAATGTCTCGGACGATGAATGCCCGGACATCGTCCGGTCCCCGTCCCATGAATTCCTGCTCGAATTTAATGATGGCATTCCTGACGGCCGCCTCTACCTCGCCTTTGGTCACTCTTCCCTTCTGATGACTCGGCATGACCGATCCTTTCCGGCTGGATTGGCGCATTATGCAGAGGCGTCCCGGAGAGCACAACGGTGCCTGCTGTCGATCGGCGGCTCGACCTGACTGTTGAGCCGGCTCCCTTGACCCTGAAAGAGGCGGAAGAATATAACGGTGCCTGTTTGTGACCGCGCGAGTCGGCGGTGCCATCCGTTTCTTGCCCTATGATCAGGGCGCGAGACAGAGGGAGCCGTGCGACGGGGCCGATCGCCTGAGATTGTAGGGCAGCCGGTTCTCCTGCCGTTAGTTAGGAGAGGCCGGTCGCAGTACAAGCCAGCCCGCTCCTTTTCCTTTCGCGGAAGGGAGGCTGGCTTGTTGTGTTTATGGGGCAATCGCCCTGCGATGAGAGTACCCTCAAGCCTATGGACCTCCGCCGCCCCATGACCGTCCTCTGCCGCAACAGGGGCTGGAACCGCCGATGGTCTGGTTGATTGCCGTCCCGCTGCTGCCCCTGCTGACGGTCCTGCTGATCGCCGCCGGCGACCGCGCGCAGGAGGAACAGCACGTCAGGCTCGGGGCCCTGCCGATCGTGGCGGCCTTCCTGGGATCGATCGCGACCCTGGGACTGGTCTCCGCCGATGGACCGCTCACCATTAGATTGTATGACCCGACGGCGCTCGCGGGGTTCACGCTGCCGCTGGGCTTCCACATCGACCGGCTCAGTGCCGTGATGATGGCGCTGATCAGCCTGGTCTCGACGATCATCTATCTCTACTCCAGCCGCTACATGTATCAGGATCGCCACTATCGCCGATACATGGGCTTGATCGCCTTCACGACCTTCGTGCTGCTCTGCATGGTGTCCAGCGCCAATCTCCTCATGCTGTTCGTCTTCTGGCAGATCCTCTCGTGGCTGCTCTTCCTCTTGGCGCACAACCATGCGCATGCGGCCACCCTGGAGGGCGCCTGCAAGACCTTCTGGTTCCTCCGCGTCGGCGATGTGGCGTTCCTGGCGGGGATCGCGCTGGCCTCTTCCCTGTACGGCACCATCGAGTTCCAGGAGCTGTTCGCCCGCGCGGCTGCCGCCCCCGTCGCTCTTGCGTTCCTGCCTGGACTGGACATCGACGGCGCCACCGCCGTGGCTTTGCTCATCTTCTTCGGAGGGATGAGCAAGTCGGCGCAGTTCCCGATCCATGTCTGGCTGCCCAGCTCGCTCTACGCGCCGACCCCGGTCCACGCGCTCCTCCATGCCGGGATCATCAATGCGGGCGGCTTCCTGATGAACCGGCTCGCGCCGCTGTACGGGCTGAGCCCGACGGCGCTGCACGTGGCCTTTGTCATCGGCACGCTCACGGCCATCCTAGGCGCCACCATGATGCTGACGCAGAACGACATCAAGAAGACGCTGGGATTCTCCACGATCGGACAGATGGGCTACATGATCATGGAATGCGGCCTCGGCGCGTTTTCCTTGGCCGTGTTCCATCTGATCGCCCACGGGATTTTCAAGGCGACGGTGTTTCTCAACTGCGGCAACGTGATTCATAAGGCCCGGCAAGAGCCGTCGTTCCCCCACCCCGCTCGGGAGGAAGAAGACCGGCCGTTCTCGCCCCTGACCTGGTCCACAGGATTCTTCACCACGCTGTTCCTTCCCCTGGTGATCCTCCTGGGCACGCACGGCATCTTGCGCATTCCGCTCCTTGAATCCCAGGGCACCGTCATCTTCCTGTTCTTCATCTGGGTGACCTCGTCGCAGGCCATCCTCTCGCTGACCCGCATTCATGAGGTTGCGTCTTGGAAGGTGTCGCTGGCCATGCTGATGACCTTGGTGCTGGTTCTCTTCACCTATTTGTTTGCGGCGGAACGCTTCACCCATTTCCTGTATCCGAATCCGGATGAGGTCGCGGGTTACTTCAAGGCAGCGGCGCTTCCCGGCCGGCTCTTCGACCTCATGGTGGTGGGCATGACGTCGTTGACCATTCTCGGCTGGGTCTACCTCTACGCGCGCGCGCATGGCCGGACCATCCGGATGCCGATGTGGGTCGAGAGCCTGTTTGCCACGCTGTATGTGCTGTTCATGAATCGCCTGTATGTGGATGTGATCTACGCCAAACTCGGGCAGGCCCTCCTGCACGTCGCGTCCCGCTTTGAACGGCTCGCGGCGGGGCGGCGGGGCTAGGATCTCGTGAGGATCGGATGGAAACTTGGATGACACCCTGGTTGTTGCTCGCCGTTCCCTTTGCCGGGGCGTTGTTGAGCCTGTTGGCTTGGTCGAGGCCCAGGGAGTTCAAAACCGGTCTCCTCCTGACCACCGCCGCGAGTTTCCTGAGCGTCATCGGGACGGCTCTGGCGATCGGTAGGCTGCCGTCGGGCATGGCGCTCCTTTGCCTGTTGCCGGTGGCGGCGTTCGCCTCGCTGCTGGGCCAGCCGCTGCATCGGGACAACCGCCAGGCCTGGCTGACGACGGTCCTGTTGTTGGGGATCGGATTGGCCGCCGTGAGCGCTTCCAATTCGTCAAGATCGTTGTGGCTGAGCTTGCTTCTTATTTTTCTGCTGAGTCTGCTGGCTCGATCTCGACATGGTTCTGCTCCCTCTCCCACCTGGGGCCTGGCGACCTATGGAGCCGGCGCCGGGGCCGCGCTGGTGAGTGCTTTCGCCCCGGCGCCGCTCTCGGCCTGGGCCGGCTTGCTCGTCTCGCTGATCCTCATCCCGTTGTTTCCGCTCCAGGCCGGCCATGTCGCCTGCCTGACCAGACTGCCCGGAAGCCTGCCGGCCCTTCTCATGCTCGTGCTGCCGGGGGCCGGAGTGACCCACTTGCTCACGGTGCTCCCCGCTATCCCGGAACCGGTCCGCGACGCCATTGGGGGTTGGGCGCTCGTAAGCATGGTCTACGGGTCGGTCCGGGCGCTCGCGCAGCCTCGGCCGCTATCCCTCCTCGCCCATGCCAGCCTGGCCTTCTTCTCGGTCTTCTGGTGGTATGTGGCGATCAGCGGAATCCTCTCGTCCCAAGCTGCCCTGTTCCTCTCAGCCGTCGGGTTGACCACTGGCGGGCTCTACCTCGGCTGGTATGCGGTTCGGGTCCGACACGGCGATCTCGATCTCCGGGCGATCGGTGGATTGGTTCAACCCATGCCGCGATTCGCCGGCCTGTTTTCCCTGCTGGCCCTGGCCGCCTTGGGGTTCCCGCCCTTCGGCGTCTTCTCGGGCTTCATAGGCATGGTGCTCCATCCCGATGTGAAGCTCCCTGGTTCGTTCGCCCTGGTGGCCCTCGCCTGGCTGGCCGCTTCCTGGTACTTCCTCGATCTCATGCAGCGCCTGCTCTTCGGCAAGCCCCGGACCGATCTCCGCTATAAGGATGTCCGCGAGACGGAATCGGCCGCGCTGGCCTTGCTGCTCGTCCTCTTGGCGGTCCTCGGCGTGATGCCGTCCAAGTGGTTCGATGCCGGCACGACGGCCGTACCGGTGCCGCCTTCGCTGGAGTCATCGGCATGGAACCGCTGAAAAAGTCCCCGGACCTCGACGTCCGCCGGATGGAATTGCGCGGGACCATCCGGCTCGCAAGCGAGGTCATCGGGCAATATTGGCCGATGCGGACATTCGTCCACCACAACCCGCTGCACAGTCTCGAATATCTGCCGTTCGACGAAACGGTCCAACGAGGCCGGCAGTATCTGGGAGGCGCGGGCTACCTCTCCGGGGAGCAATATCGCGACTATCTCCGTTCAGGCCGAATCCAGCTCCACCACCTTGATGAGGCGCTCACGCCCCTGGCCCTTCGCCAATCCATCACGCTCGGGCCTTGCCGCATCTCCCACCACGAAGTGTTGCGCGCCTGTCTCACCCACGGACTGTCGGCGCCGATCGACGAGCCGCTCGATGCCCTGCTCGACCAGGGGCCTGGCGAAGAACAAGTCGAGACCGTCGCCGAACATCTCTCCCTCTGGACCGCCCCGACCTTCCAGGATCGCCTGACAGCCACCCTCCAGAAGGACCGGGCGGTGCTGGGCCGCTATCTGACCCTGTCGGGCTGGTGCGATCAGACCCTCGGCACGCAGATCGGGGCGCAGATCAACGCAGAACTGATCAAGTGGTGCGAGGCCTTCCTCGACGAAGGCCACGCCACCTGGCCGATGCCGGGACGGGAGGCGGGCTTTTACGCCGCGTGGAAGGCGTTGGCGGCCAGGGAATGGTCCCCCTGCGGCATCGCGGACAGCCGGAGAAAGATCGCGGCGCTGCCCGATCATCCGGAAGACGCGGTGCTCGGCAGTTTGGAAGCCCTGGGGATTCCCGAATCCCTGAGATTGGACTACCTCTCTCTCCAGCTCGCCGCCCTCCCGGGTTGGGCCGGCTTCATCAAATGGCGCGCGGAAACCACCGGCTATGCCTGGCAGGAAGCCTACGAGGCCGGGTTGGTCAAGTTCCTCGCCGTCCGCCTCTGGTACGTGCGGGAGCTGGTCCAACAGACCTGCCGGGACCGCCTCGGTATCGACGGTCATTTTCAGTCGGTGTCCGACTACATGCGGCAACGGCCCTATGAGTATTTTCTTCGCAAAGAACGGGTTGCGGGCCGGCTCCCTCCGCTGTATGCGGAACAGGCCCATCGGCTGGTCGAGGCCGGCGGAACTGAGCAGGCGTGGTACCAATTGGCCGACCGTTACCAGACCGAGGTTGGGCCTCTGCACCACCGGGCGGCGCGGCGGTCGATGGCCAGACGGTTGATCACGCTCACCCAGGCGCTGGAGATCGTCCCGAGCGCTCTGCTGGAGACGGCTCCGGCGGATCTTCGGCAGCTCGTGGACTGGATGGAGACCTTTCCGGAATCCCTCCATGGATCAATCTGGCTTCGAGCGTTCGAGGCCTCCTACCAGGACCAGTTGCTCGGCATGGTGGTGCGCGCGGCGGCCAAACCGGATCGGACCGCCCGAGAGGCCGGCCCGCCCGTGCGGCCCCACTCCCAATCCGTCTATTGCCTCGATGTGCGGTCGGAGCCGTTCCGCCGTCATTTGGAGTCGACCGGCGCAAATGAGACCTACGGCTTCGCCGGGTTCTTCGCGGTGTTCATCAAATATCGCGCCTGGGACAAGGAGCATGAGACCGAACAGTTTCCCGTCATCATGCGCGCGAAGAACGAGGTGCGGGAGATCCCCCGCAGCTATCTCGACCATTTCGTCGCCAAGCACGAGTCACGGGTCAAGCTGGTCCATGCAGGCCATACGCTCCTGCACGACCTCAAGGAAAACGTCGTGACCCCCTACGTCATGGTCGAGTCGCTCGGCTGGTTCTACAGTGTTCCGCTCATCATGAAGACGGTGCTCCCCGCCTGGTCCCGTCGCGTGACCGGATGGCTGCGGCGCCTCTTCGTCCCGCCGATCGCGACCAGCGTGACCGTGGACAAATTGCCTCCGTCCGAAACCGAGGAGATGATCGCCGCCGAGCAGCGGGCGCTCATCTGGAAGGCGTTGCGCGACCGGTTCGGCCTTCACGGGTCGCGGGTGGAGCAGGAGTTCGTCGAAGCCTTGCGCAGGCGAGCCCTGGACCAGGACGCGCCAGTCGAGCCCTTCCTGAGCGAGGCCGCGCGAGCCGTGAACCTCTCCACGGAGCAGTTGGCCGGCTTTATCGAGGACCTTCGCCGGGTCTATCGCATCAACCCCCGGGCCGCCTCCCGGCAAAAGGAGCGCATCACCCGCGCCGGCTTCACGCTCGAGGAGCAGGTGGTCACCGTGGAAACGGCGCTCCGGATGATGGGGCTGACCGGAAACTTCGCCCGCCTCGTCGTCTTCTGCGCGCACGGCAGCACGTCCGACAACAACCCCTTCGAGTCCGCGTTGGACTGTGGGGCCTGCGGCGGCAACCAAGGGAACCCCAATGCCCGCGTCTTAGCCGCGATGGCGAACAAACCGCCGGTCCGTGAACGCCTGGCCAAACGCGGGATCGACATTCCGTCCGATACCCATTTTCTGGCCGGTCAGATGGATACGACCACGGATGAGGTCACGCTGTTCGACCTCGAAGACGTGCCGCCGACCCATCGCAAGGACATCGCGCGGCTGGTCGCCGATTTCCGCGAAGCGGCGCGTTTGACCAGCCAGGAACGGTGCGCCCGGTTCCCGGATGGGAACCGCTTGCTCCCGGCTGAGCAGGCGGCGGCTCACGTGCGCGAGCGTAGCGCCGATTGGAGCCAGGTTCGCCCGGAATGGGGCCTCTCGGGGAACACGGCCTTCATCATCGGCCGGCGCGCACTGACCAAAGGGCTCAATCTTGGCGGCCGCGTGTTCCTCCATTCCTACGACTATCGGGAAGATCCGACGGACCGCCTGCTGGAAGTGCTGTTGACGGGGCCGCAGTTGGTGGCCCAGTGGATCAACATGGAACATTATTTCTCGACCGTGGACAACGAGGTGTATGGCGCGGGGAGCAAAATCTATCATAATGTGGTCGGCCGGCTTGGAATCATGTCCGGCCCCTGGTCCGACCTTCGGTTGGGACTGGCCTGGCAGACCGTGATGAATGGCACGGTCCCCTATCACGAGCCGATGCGCCTCCTCACGGTCGTCGAGGCGCCGAGGGCCAAGCTGGACAAGTTGATCGCGCGGCACGAACTGTTGCAGCATTTTTATCTGAACGAGTGGGTCCATTTGGTGGCGCTCGAGCCGGCCGATGGGAAGCTCTATCGTTATCTGCCGACGAAGGACTGGCGGCAGGTCTGAGCGGGCGCACTCAGACGGAGCGGCCGGCCGAGCCGAAAGGAGTTGAAACATGAGCACATTGACACTGCACCCGATGAAGGAGATTCGCGTGATCGTCTCGGGTGACAACCGGCCGTTTGTGACCGAGTTGCTCGACAAGGTCCAGGCCACTGGGTACACCATCATCGGCAATGTGTCCGGCAAGGGACACCATGGGGTGCGGGAAGCCCACTTCATGTTCAGCGAGCTGGAAAGCCTGGTCATGATCATGACCGTCGTGCCGGAAGAAAAGGTCGAGCCCATCCTGGCCGGGCTCCGGCCCCTGTTCGAGCGACATTCGGGCGTCATGTTTGTCACGGACGTCGCCGT
The DNA window shown above is from Nitrospira tepida and carries:
- a CDS encoding alpha/beta hydrolase, with protein sequence MSDLQTVHLAGSDGKLIRGDRIEGADRQILFITGFLSKRWGSKSQALAKWCREQGWGFCCYDVRGFGDSEGTFSDYSLSDWIADARTVVSLLQGGPRLTIVGNSIGGWIAWLIAQDRSIVERLVLIAPAFNMMGERAKEISVERCDRWKTTGWMPWDDDPLHKDWPLAWQWVEESERYWAESFLKLRQVKTTILHGLQDRVIRPAGSWRFVEEVLRRDPEFPIELLLKTGDHRLSSPEHLATLRRLVTGE
- a CDS encoding alpha/beta hydrolase — protein: MLRKERLAGVTIRLTGGTDGKGGGDGPLVILLHGFGAPGDDLVSLAGAIDPPAGTRFLFPEGPLSLNFGFGDARAWWIIDMNKIAQDRAAGRFRDPRMEVPKGLAPAREQVLALLDEAERRLDVDPGWTVIGGFSQGAMLACDVVLRTRRPFAGLVMLSGTLLCRHEWEPLMPARRGLSVFQSHGTHDDLLAHRFAEELRDSLIDAGLSVEWTSFRGGHEIPEPVVRRAGSYLRKVLPKL
- a CDS encoding protein adenylyltransferase SelO; the encoded protein is MTTLRALEDLRFDNTYARLPEAFYAKLTPTPFSTPPQLVSFNPAAAALIDLDPEQAARPEFAGVFGGSLLVPGMEPLATLYAGHQFGVYVPQLGDGRAILLGEAVSDSGMRWDLQLKGAGLTPFSRDGDGRAVLRSTIREYLCCEAMQGLGIPTTRALSIVGSDDRVYREQIETGAMLLRMAPSHVRFGTFEVFYYRQQYDQLRILADYVIEQFYPHLMTRSEKYAEFFAEVVSRTAELIARWQAVGWAHGVMNTDNMSILGITLDYGPYGFMDDYEPGFICNHSDHNGRYAFDQQPYIGLWNLSCLAQALLPLAPKEALKQSLDSYSSIFDRHWLTRMRRKLGFEQERADDAALVSDLLSLMAASRTDYTRLFYSLCECSLSDTGRNDSIRDQFLDREGFDRWAERYRARLRDEESRDEDRRRRMRRVNPKYVLRNYLAQVAIEKAQQKEYAEIDRLLTILHHPFDDHPGMESYTLPPPHWGKHLVVSCSS
- a CDS encoding 2OG-Fe(II) oxygenase, with protein sequence MVTLTAPASTGSPPSIADRVGTIEWAHLARELDAQGSAVLAGLLSPDECETLIALYFREELFRSRVVMERHGFGRGEYKYFAYPLPAIVADLRALLYPQLVPIANRWNRDLGLDIRYPARHVAFLDRCHRAGQTKPTPLLLRYEAGDYNCLHQDLYGEQVFPLQATILLSEPGRDFEGGEFVLTEQRPRRQSRPEVVPLRQGDGVLFAVHTRPVQGTRGFYRVTLRHGVSRVRSGRRYTLGIIFHDAQ
- a CDS encoding DUF2294 domain-containing protein, which translates into the protein MPSHQKGRVTKGEVEAAVRNAIIKFEQEFMGRGPDDVRAFIVRDILLVRLKGVLTPAERQLAKTVEGIDMVKRLRQNLIAQGRDRLCEQVGEITGAKVIALFTDIDTYVGERVLVFTLDRDIETAFQ
- a CDS encoding NADH-quinone oxidoreductase subunit 5 family protein; this translates as MVWLIAVPLLPLLTVLLIAAGDRAQEEQHVRLGALPIVAAFLGSIATLGLVSADGPLTIRLYDPTALAGFTLPLGFHIDRLSAVMMALISLVSTIIYLYSSRYMYQDRHYRRYMGLIAFTTFVLLCMVSSANLLMLFVFWQILSWLLFLLAHNHAHAATLEGACKTFWFLRVGDVAFLAGIALASSLYGTIEFQELFARAAAAPVALAFLPGLDIDGATAVALLIFFGGMSKSAQFPIHVWLPSSLYAPTPVHALLHAGIINAGGFLMNRLAPLYGLSPTALHVAFVIGTLTAILGATMMLTQNDIKKTLGFSTIGQMGYMIMECGLGAFSLAVFHLIAHGIFKATVFLNCGNVIHKARQEPSFPHPAREEEDRPFSPLTWSTGFFTTLFLPLVILLGTHGILRIPLLESQGTVIFLFFIWVTSSQAILSLTRIHEVASWKVSLAMLMTLVLVLFTYLFAAERFTHFLYPNPDEVAGYFKAAALPGRLFDLMVVGMTSLTILGWVYLYARAHGRTIRMPMWVESLFATLYVLFMNRLYVDVIYAKLGQALLHVASRFERLAAGRRG
- a CDS encoding proton-conducting transporter transmembrane domain-containing protein; translation: MTPWLLLAVPFAGALLSLLAWSRPREFKTGLLLTTAASFLSVIGTALAIGRLPSGMALLCLLPVAAFASLLGQPLHRDNRQAWLTTVLLLGIGLAAVSASNSSRSLWLSLLLIFLLSLLARSRHGSAPSPTWGLATYGAGAGAALVSAFAPAPLSAWAGLLVSLILIPLFPLQAGHVACLTRLPGSLPALLMLVLPGAGVTHLLTVLPAIPEPVRDAIGGWALVSMVYGSVRALAQPRPLSLLAHASLAFFSVFWWYVAISGILSSQAALFLSAVGLTTGGLYLGWYAVRVRHGDLDLRAIGGLVQPMPRFAGLFSLLALAALGFPPFGVFSGFIGMVLHPDVKLPGSFALVALAWLAASWYFLDLMQRLLFGKPRTDLRYKDVRETESAALALLLVLLAVLGVMPSKWFDAGTTAVPVPPSLESSAWNR
- a CDS encoding DUF2309 domain-containing protein produces the protein MEPLKKSPDLDVRRMELRGTIRLASEVIGQYWPMRTFVHHNPLHSLEYLPFDETVQRGRQYLGGAGYLSGEQYRDYLRSGRIQLHHLDEALTPLALRQSITLGPCRISHHEVLRACLTHGLSAPIDEPLDALLDQGPGEEQVETVAEHLSLWTAPTFQDRLTATLQKDRAVLGRYLTLSGWCDQTLGTQIGAQINAELIKWCEAFLDEGHATWPMPGREAGFYAAWKALAAREWSPCGIADSRRKIAALPDHPEDAVLGSLEALGIPESLRLDYLSLQLAALPGWAGFIKWRAETTGYAWQEAYEAGLVKFLAVRLWYVRELVQQTCRDRLGIDGHFQSVSDYMRQRPYEYFLRKERVAGRLPPLYAEQAHRLVEAGGTEQAWYQLADRYQTEVGPLHHRAARRSMARRLITLTQALEIVPSALLETAPADLRQLVDWMETFPESLHGSIWLRAFEASYQDQLLGMVVRAAAKPDRTAREAGPPVRPHSQSVYCLDVRSEPFRRHLESTGANETYGFAGFFAVFIKYRAWDKEHETEQFPVIMRAKNEVREIPRSYLDHFVAKHESRVKLVHAGHTLLHDLKENVVTPYVMVESLGWFYSVPLIMKTVLPAWSRRVTGWLRRLFVPPIATSVTVDKLPPSETEEMIAAEQRALIWKALRDRFGLHGSRVEQEFVEALRRRALDQDAPVEPFLSEAARAVNLSTEQLAGFIEDLRRVYRINPRAASRQKERITRAGFTLEEQVVTVETALRMMGLTGNFARLVVFCAHGSTSDNNPFESALDCGACGGNQGNPNARVLAAMANKPPVRERLAKRGIDIPSDTHFLAGQMDTTTDEVTLFDLEDVPPTHRKDIARLVADFREAARLTSQERCARFPDGNRLLPAEQAAAHVRERSADWSQVRPEWGLSGNTAFIIGRRALTKGLNLGGRVFLHSYDYREDPTDRLLEVLLTGPQLVAQWINMEHYFSTVDNEVYGAGSKIYHNVVGRLGIMSGPWSDLRLGLAWQTVMNGTVPYHEPMRLLTVVEAPRAKLDKLIARHELLQHFYLNEWVHLVALEPADGKLYRYLPTKDWRQV
- a CDS encoding P-II family nitrogen regulator; this encodes MSTLTLHPMKEIRVIVSGDNRPFVTELLDKVQATGYTIIGNVSGKGHHGVREAHFMFSELESLVMIMTVVPEEKVEPILAGLRPLFERHSGVMFVTDVAVSRREYFGKKSSES